A portion of the Tenacibaculum todarodis genome contains these proteins:
- a CDS encoding ATP-dependent Clp protease ATP-binding subunit, with translation MDDNFSPQVRDVITFSKEEALRLGHDFIGTEHLLLGLIRKGDGKAIDILTAFDIDLSLVRTRLEKLNPINPSITSSNEKKSLHLTRQAEKAIKTTFLEAKLYQSEAIDTAHLLLCILRNENDPTTKLLQKQDVNYDDVKTLYKQLHVDDSIDLPTNPIAETPSDDEFPGEKANPFSGQQPKGKTAKKSKTPVLDNFGRDLTALAENGKLDPVVGRLKEIERVSQILSRRKKNNPMLIGEPGVGKSAIAEGLALRIIERKVSRILFDKRIVSLDLASLVAGTKYRGQFEERMKALMNELEKNEDIILFIDEIHTIVGAGGATGSLDASNMLKPALARGEIQCIGATTLDEYRTNIEKDGALERRFQKIIVNPTSVEETVQILHNIKEKYEAHHHVNYTDEALEACVKLTNRYMTDRHLPDKAIDALDEAGSRIHITNIVVPQQVLELEAKLEEIRDQKSKAVTGQKYEEAAKLRDDEKNMEAALASAQNQWEEDTKLNREIVTEDNVAEVVSMMTGIPVNRVAEAESHRLADLPNMIKGKVIGQNEAVTKVVKAIQRNRVGLKDPNKPIGSFIFLGSTGVGKTQLAKVLARELFDSDDSLIRIDMSEYMEKFAISRLIGAPPGYVGYEEGGQLTEKVRRKPYSVILLDEIEKAHPDVFNMLLQILDDGHITDSLGRKIDFRNTIIIMTSNIGARKLKDFGGGVGFGTSSKKDQEDAHAKSIIEGALKKAFAPEFLNRIDDIIVFNSLEREDIHKIIDIELDKLLSRIGDLGYTLNLSEPAKDYIADKGFDKKYGARPLKRAIQKYIEDALAEEIVNSKLDEGDTIFMDLDEKKNELTIKIKKGDAPKETRTEVEED, from the coding sequence ATGGACGATAATTTTTCACCACAAGTAAGAGATGTAATCACCTTCAGTAAAGAAGAAGCGCTACGTTTAGGGCACGACTTTATTGGAACTGAACACCTATTGCTTGGTTTAATAAGAAAAGGAGATGGCAAAGCAATTGATATTTTAACTGCTTTTGATATAGATTTAAGCTTAGTACGCACTAGATTAGAGAAACTTAATCCTATAAACCCATCAATTACATCAAGTAACGAAAAAAAGAGCTTACACCTTACAAGGCAAGCTGAAAAAGCAATAAAAACTACATTTTTAGAAGCTAAACTATACCAAAGTGAAGCTATTGATACTGCACATTTATTATTATGTATTTTAAGAAATGAAAATGACCCAACAACTAAATTATTGCAAAAACAAGATGTAAATTACGATGATGTAAAAACGCTATACAAACAACTGCATGTTGATGACAGTATAGATTTACCTACAAATCCAATTGCAGAAACTCCTTCTGATGATGAGTTTCCAGGAGAAAAAGCAAATCCTTTTAGCGGACAACAACCAAAAGGAAAGACTGCTAAGAAGTCTAAAACTCCTGTGCTAGATAATTTTGGACGTGATTTAACAGCACTTGCAGAAAACGGGAAGCTTGACCCTGTAGTTGGTCGTTTAAAGGAAATAGAGCGCGTTTCTCAAATTTTAAGTAGACGTAAAAAGAACAATCCAATGTTAATTGGAGAACCTGGTGTTGGTAAATCTGCCATTGCCGAAGGTTTAGCTCTGCGTATTATTGAACGAAAAGTATCTCGAATTTTATTCGACAAACGTATCGTTTCTTTAGATTTAGCAAGCTTGGTTGCTGGTACAAAATATCGTGGTCAGTTTGAAGAGCGTATGAAAGCGTTAATGAACGAACTAGAGAAAAACGAAGACATCATTTTATTCATTGATGAAATTCATACAATTGTTGGAGCAGGTGGCGCAACAGGCTCATTAGACGCCTCTAACATGCTAAAACCCGCGTTAGCTCGTGGAGAAATTCAATGTATTGGAGCAACAACTTTAGATGAATACAGAACAAATATTGAAAAAGATGGCGCTTTAGAACGTCGTTTTCAGAAGATAATTGTAAACCCAACTTCGGTTGAAGAAACTGTACAGATTTTACATAATATTAAAGAAAAATACGAAGCACATCACCACGTTAATTATACAGACGAAGCACTAGAAGCCTGTGTAAAATTAACGAATAGATACATGACTGATAGACACCTTCCAGACAAAGCTATTGATGCTTTAGATGAAGCAGGTTCTAGAATTCATATTACAAATATTGTTGTACCGCAACAGGTTTTAGAATTAGAAGCAAAACTTGAAGAAATTCGTGATCAAAAATCGAAAGCAGTTACAGGACAAAAATATGAGGAAGCTGCTAAATTACGTGATGACGAGAAAAACATGGAAGCTGCTTTAGCTTCTGCTCAAAATCAATGGGAAGAAGACACCAAGTTAAATAGAGAAATTGTTACCGAAGATAATGTTGCGGAAGTAGTTTCTATGATGACAGGAATTCCTGTAAACAGAGTTGCGGAAGCAGAAAGCCATCGTTTGGCCGATTTACCAAACATGATTAAAGGTAAAGTTATTGGTCAAAACGAAGCGGTTACCAAAGTTGTGAAAGCGATCCAACGAAATAGAGTTGGATTAAAAGATCCTAACAAACCAATTGGTTCATTTATTTTCTTAGGTTCTACTGGTGTTGGTAAAACACAATTAGCTAAAGTTTTAGCACGTGAATTATTCGATTCTGACGATTCTCTAATTAGAATTGACATGAGTGAATACATGGAAAAATTTGCTATTTCTCGTTTAATTGGAGCACCTCCAGGATACGTTGGTTATGAAGAAGGCGGTCAATTAACTGAAAAAGTTCGTAGAAAACCCTATTCAGTAATTCTTTTAGATGAAATTGAAAAAGCACATCCAGATGTGTTTAATATGTTATTACAAATTTTAGATGACGGACATATTACGGACAGTTTAGGTAGAAAAATTGATTTTAGAAACACCATAATTATTATGACTTCTAATATTGGTGCACGTAAATTAAAAGATTTTGGTGGCGGAGTTGGTTTTGGAACTTCTTCTAAGAAAGACCAAGAAGACGCACATGCAAAAAGCATTATTGAAGGTGCTTTAAAGAAAGCTTTTGCACCAGAATTTCTAAACAGGATTGATGATATTATTGTATTTAACTCACTAGAAAGAGAAGATATTCATAAAATTATTGATATTGAGTTAGACAAATTATTAAGCCGTATTGGAGATTTAGGATACACACTTAACTTAAGCGAACCCGCTAAAGATTACATAGCAGACAAAGGTTTTGATAAAAAATACGGAGCAAGACCTTTAAAAAGAGCTATTCAAAAATATATTGAAGATGCTTTAGCTGAAGAAATTGTAAATTCTAAATTAGATGAAGGTGATACAATTTTTATGGATTTAGACGAAAAGAAAAACGAACTTACCATAAAAATTAAAAAAGGTGACGCTCCTAAAGAAACAAGAACTGAAGTTGAAGAAGACTAA
- a CDS encoding RluA family pseudouridine synthase, whose translation MQENSSSEIENNDLFEHYNFTAAEGQEPLRVDKFLMNFIESATRNKIQQAAKAGNILVNDVVVKSNFKVKPNDVVRVVLEYPPVETEVVAEDIPLDIVYEDDVLMVINKPAGMVVHPGHGNYTGTLVNGLMHHVENLPTNSNERPGLVHRIDKDTSGLLVVAKTESAMTHLSKQFFDRTTERLYYALVWGYVNEDEGTIEGNIGRSFKNRLQMDVFPEGDFGKHAVTHYKVLERLTYVTLVQCKLETGRTHQIRAHFKHIGHTLFNDERYGGDAVLKGTTFTKYKQFVQNCFKVLPRQALHAKTLGFTHPTTGEFMRFNSEVPEDITACLEKWRTYSENSVQ comes from the coding sequence ATGCAAGAAAATTCTTCTTCAGAAATAGAAAATAACGATCTTTTTGAACATTATAACTTTACTGCTGCAGAAGGTCAAGAACCTTTAAGAGTAGATAAGTTTTTAATGAACTTTATAGAAAGTGCAACTAGAAATAAAATACAACAAGCTGCAAAAGCGGGTAATATTTTAGTGAATGATGTTGTTGTAAAATCGAATTTTAAAGTAAAACCAAACGATGTAGTTCGTGTTGTTTTAGAATATCCGCCAGTAGAAACTGAGGTAGTTGCTGAAGATATTCCGTTAGATATTGTCTATGAAGATGATGTTTTAATGGTGATAAATAAACCAGCCGGAATGGTTGTGCATCCAGGTCACGGAAATTATACTGGAACGTTAGTGAATGGATTAATGCATCATGTAGAAAATTTGCCTACAAATTCTAATGAACGTCCAGGTTTGGTGCATAGAATTGACAAGGATACAAGTGGTTTATTAGTTGTTGCTAAGACAGAATCTGCAATGACACATCTTTCAAAGCAATTTTTTGATCGTACAACCGAGCGTTTATATTACGCGCTTGTTTGGGGTTATGTTAATGAAGATGAAGGTACAATTGAAGGAAATATTGGGCGTAGTTTTAAAAACAGATTGCAAATGGATGTTTTTCCAGAAGGCGATTTTGGAAAACATGCAGTTACACATTATAAAGTACTAGAGCGTTTAACCTATGTAACTTTAGTGCAATGTAAATTAGAAACAGGAAGAACGCACCAAATTAGGGCGCACTTTAAACATATTGGTCACACACTTTTTAATGATGAGCGTTATGGTGGAGATGCTGTTTTAAAAGGAACCACATTTACAAAGTATAAGCAGTTTGTGCAAAACTGTTTTAAGGTTTTACCAAGACAGGCGTTACATGCCAAAACATTAGGATTTACACATCCAACAACGGGAGAGTTTATGCGTTTTAATTCTGAAGTACCAGAAGATATTACTGCTTGTTTAGAAAAATGGAGAACGTATTCTGAGAATAGTGTTCAGTAG
- a CDS encoding acetyl-CoA C-acyltransferase, whose translation MKEVVIAAVARTPIGSFMGSLSSIPAPKLGAIAIKGALEKINLKPEMVEEVYMGNVVSAGLGQAPARQAAIFAGIPDTVPCTTVNKVCSSGMKSIMLAAQTIALGDAEIVVAGGMENMSSIPHYQHARKGSKFGPIKMEDGMQKDGLVDAYEQVAMGVCADECATEYNFSREDQDAFAIESYNRSAKAWADGKFADEIVPVEIPQRRGDAIIFAEDEEYKAVKMEKIPALRAAFTKDGTVTAANASTINDGGAALVLMSADKAKELGIKPLAKIKGYADAAHEPKWFTTAPAKALPKALAKANISIDDVDYFELNEAFSVVGLANMKILGLSADTVNVNGGAVSLGHPLGVSGARIIIALTSILKQNDAKIGAAGICNGGGGASAMVIERI comes from the coding sequence ATGAAAGAAGTTGTAATTGCCGCAGTTGCTCGTACACCAATTGGTAGTTTTATGGGAAGTTTATCTTCAATACCAGCTCCAAAATTGGGTGCAATTGCTATAAAAGGCGCTTTAGAAAAAATCAATTTAAAACCAGAAATGGTTGAAGAAGTATATATGGGAAATGTTGTTTCTGCTGGTTTAGGGCAAGCTCCGGCGCGTCAAGCAGCAATCTTTGCTGGAATTCCAGATACAGTTCCTTGTACAACAGTTAACAAAGTTTGTTCTTCTGGAATGAAATCGATTATGTTAGCTGCACAAACAATTGCTTTAGGCGATGCCGAAATTGTTGTTGCTGGTGGTATGGAAAACATGAGTTCTATTCCGCATTATCAACATGCAAGAAAAGGTTCTAAATTTGGCCCAATAAAAATGGAAGACGGAATGCAAAAAGACGGTTTAGTTGATGCATACGAGCAAGTTGCAATGGGAGTTTGTGCTGACGAATGTGCTACGGAATATAATTTCTCTAGAGAAGATCAAGATGCATTTGCAATTGAATCTTACAATCGTTCTGCTAAAGCTTGGGCAGATGGTAAATTTGCTGATGAAATTGTACCTGTTGAAATTCCACAAAGACGTGGAGACGCAATTATTTTTGCTGAAGATGAAGAATATAAAGCTGTAAAAATGGAGAAAATTCCTGCTTTACGCGCTGCCTTTACAAAAGACGGAACAGTAACAGCTGCAAACGCATCAACAATTAATGATGGAGGAGCTGCATTGGTTTTAATGTCTGCTGACAAAGCAAAAGAATTAGGTATAAAGCCTCTTGCAAAAATAAAAGGATATGCAGATGCTGCTCACGAACCAAAATGGTTTACAACTGCGCCTGCTAAAGCATTACCAAAAGCATTAGCGAAAGCTAATATTTCTATAGATGATGTAGATTATTTTGAATTAAACGAGGCATTTTCTGTTGTTGGTTTAGCTAACATGAAAATCTTAGGTTTATCTGCAGATACAGTTAACGTAAATGGTGGAGCCGTTTCTTTGGGACATCCATTAGGAGTTTCTGGAGCAAGAATTATTATTGCTTTGACTTCTATTTTAAAACAAAACGATGCTAAAATTGGTGCTGCCGGAATTTGTAATGGTGGCGGTGGTGCAAGTGCAATGGTAATAGAACGTATTTAA
- a CDS encoding tetratricopeptide repeat protein, with protein sequence MKKQILALTLGLMTVGAMAQKNELKAAEKAIKKNDFSGAITAISSAESLMSNMDAKLKAKFYFLKGKAFAGKKDYKNAADAFNSLLKHEEATGKAKYTKEAAPMLNKLISDVSQKAIKQYNESKDFKNASENFYLTYQLSPKDTAFAFNAAVAATQAKDYDSALKYYKELSDIGYTGIETQFVATNKETGVVENLGTKQQRDLMVKAGGYIKPETKSTKSKSADIVKNIALILNTQGKTDEAIVAMQAARKANPKDLNLLLNEADLYIKLKKMDKFGELMEEAIQMDPNNPTLFYNLGIVNFNQGKVEEAKNYYNKAIELKPDYKDAYMNLAIAILNKEQAIIEEMNKNLDNFTRYDELEKQKKEVYKEALPYLEKADGFKRSIETVRTLLNIYETLENEEKAAEFRALYKAMK encoded by the coding sequence ATGAAAAAACAAATATTAGCACTTACTTTAGGTTTAATGACAGTTGGTGCAATGGCTCAAAAAAACGAATTAAAGGCAGCCGAGAAAGCAATTAAAAAGAACGATTTTTCTGGAGCAATTACTGCAATTTCTTCAGCTGAATCCTTGATGAGTAATATGGATGCAAAGTTAAAAGCTAAATTTTACTTTTTAAAAGGTAAAGCTTTTGCAGGTAAGAAAGATTATAAAAATGCAGCCGATGCATTTAATAGTCTTTTGAAACATGAAGAAGCAACAGGAAAAGCTAAATATACTAAAGAAGCTGCTCCAATGTTAAATAAGCTTATTTCAGATGTTTCTCAAAAAGCAATAAAACAATATAATGAGTCTAAGGACTTTAAGAATGCTTCGGAGAATTTTTATTTAACTTATCAGTTAAGTCCAAAAGATACAGCTTTTGCTTTTAATGCTGCTGTTGCTGCAACTCAAGCTAAAGATTATGATTCTGCATTAAAGTATTACAAAGAATTAAGTGATATTGGTTATACAGGTATAGAGACACAGTTTGTTGCTACTAATAAAGAGACAGGAGTGGTGGAAAACTTAGGTACAAAGCAACAGAGAGACTTAATGGTTAAAGCTGGAGGATATATAAAGCCAGAAACTAAATCTACAAAATCTAAAAGTGCGGATATTGTGAAAAATATTGCTTTAATTTTAAATACACAGGGTAAAACAGATGAAGCTATTGTAGCAATGCAAGCAGCTAGAAAGGCAAACCCTAAAGATTTAAATTTATTATTAAATGAAGCAGATTTATATATTAAGTTAAAAAAAATGGACAAATTTGGAGAGTTAATGGAAGAAGCTATTCAAATGGACCCAAATAATCCTACATTATTTTATAATTTAGGTATAGTAAACTTTAATCAAGGTAAAGTAGAAGAAGCTAAAAATTATTATAATAAAGCTATTGAATTAAAACCAGATTATAAAGATGCTTACATGAATCTGGCAATTGCTATTCTAAATAAAGAACAGGCAATTATTGAAGAAATGAATAAGAACTTAGATAATTTTACTAGGTATGACGAACTAGAAAAACAGAAGAAAGAAGTTTATAAAGAGGCGTTACCTTATTTAGAAAAAGCAGATGGTTTTAAGAGAAGTATAGAAACAGTTAGAACATTGCTTAATATTTATGAAACATTAGAAAACGAAGAAAAAGCAGCTGAATTTAGAGCATTATATAAAGCTATGAAATAG
- a CDS encoding PASTA domain-containing protein, with protein MSIVNFIKSKTFFKQIAIAVVGLLLFVFVLKFWLGVTTNHNQKIQVPNLHKMSLADVQQKLEELDLDFIVIDSASFNPDYPKKSVIEQTPEAGGFVKEQRKIYLTLNPSKYRDVSIPDLNGRTKRQATSHLRSIGFKVGENYTWVGGIGKNVVRGLKYKGKRIKAGDKFPKNSVIDLILEDGNR; from the coding sequence ATGAGTATCGTAAATTTTATAAAAAGTAAAACATTTTTTAAGCAAATAGCTATTGCCGTTGTTGGTTTATTGTTATTTGTGTTTGTGTTAAAATTTTGGTTAGGTGTAACTACAAACCATAATCAGAAAATACAAGTTCCTAATTTGCATAAAATGTCTTTAGCAGATGTTCAGCAAAAATTAGAAGAGCTAGATTTAGATTTTATTGTAATAGATTCTGCTAGTTTTAATCCAGATTATCCAAAGAAATCTGTTATTGAGCAAACGCCAGAAGCAGGTGGTTTTGTAAAAGAACAGCGTAAAATATACTTAACATTAAATCCGTCTAAATATAGAGATGTTAGTATTCCGGATTTAAATGGGAGAACAAAAAGACAGGCAACATCGCATTTACGCTCTATTGGTTTTAAAGTAGGTGAAAACTATACTTGGGTTGGCGGAATTGGTAAAAACGTAGTTCGAGGTTTAAAATACAAAGGGAAACGTATAAAAGCAGGAGATAAATTTCCTAAAAATTCTGTAATCGATTTAATATTAGAAGACGGTAATAGATAG
- a CDS encoding C40 family peptidase produces the protein MFGICNLSIVPLRLEPRDPSEMVSQVLFGEHFEVLEMDKKWSKIKLHFDGYEGFIDNKQYQEITEEYYHKISNSPKHYSGELIDFIVDKNNSLTTIPIGSSLPFYDGNSFEINSTPFSYDGNVFSEKLSKAEIVNKAYLFLNSPYLWGGKTPFGIDCSGFTQMVYKICGHELQRDAKDQALEGEVLSFIEESEPGDLAFFDNEEGNITHVGIIMKDYNIIHAHGKVRIDTLDHSGIYNAEFQKHTHKLRVIKRII, from the coding sequence ATGTTCGGAATTTGTAATTTAAGTATTGTTCCTCTTCGTTTAGAGCCAAGAGACCCTTCAGAAATGGTGAGTCAAGTATTATTTGGCGAACATTTTGAAGTTCTTGAAATGGATAAAAAGTGGAGTAAAATTAAGCTACATTTTGATGGTTACGAAGGTTTTATTGATAACAAACAGTATCAAGAAATTACTGAAGAGTATTATCATAAGATTTCAAATTCGCCTAAACATTATTCAGGTGAATTAATTGATTTTATTGTTGATAAAAACAACAGCCTAACTACAATTCCGATTGGTTCAAGCTTACCTTTTTATGATGGAAATTCTTTTGAAATAAATAGCACCCCATTTTCTTATGATGGAAATGTATTTTCTGAAAAATTATCAAAAGCTGAAATTGTAAATAAGGCTTATTTATTTTTAAACTCACCTTATTTATGGGGAGGAAAAACGCCTTTTGGTATAGATTGTTCTGGGTTTACGCAAATGGTTTATAAAATCTGTGGACATGAATTACAAAGAGATGCAAAAGATCAAGCGCTCGAAGGTGAAGTTTTAAGCTTTATTGAAGAAAGTGAACCTGGAGATTTAGCTTTTTTTGACAATGAAGAAGGCAACATTACGCATGTTGGTATTATTATGAAAGACTATAATATTATCCACGCTCATGGTAAAGTTAGAATAGACACGCTAGATCATAGCGGTATTTATAATGCCGAATTTCAAAAGCACACACATAAACTAAGAGTAATAAAACGAATTATTTAA
- the gyrA gene encoding DNA gyrase subunit A, with translation MADGEKLIPINIEEQMKSAYIDYSMSVIVSRALPDVRDGLKPVHRRVLFGMHELGIKATGSYKKSARIVGEVLGKYHPHGDTSVYDSMVRMAQNWSVRYMMVDGQGNFGSVDGDSPAAMRYTEVRFQKISEDMLADIEKDTVDHRLNFDDTLQEPTVLPTRIPNLLVNGASGIAVGMATNMAPHNLTEVINGTVAYIENRDIEIDELMQHIKAPDFPTGGIIYGYDGVKDAFHTGRGRIVMRAKAIIEEVKGRECIIVSEIPYQVNKAEMIKKTAELVNDKKIEGISNIRDESDRNGMRIVYVLKRDAIPNIVLNKLFKYTQLQTSFSVNNIALVNGRPEQLNLKQLIHYFVEHRHEVVVRRTEFELKKAEARAHILEGLIIASDNIDEVIKIIRASSNADEAREALIARFELTEIQAKAIVEMRLRQLTGLEQDKLRAEFDAIMLTITDLKDILANEPRRYQIITDELLKIKEKYGDERRSVIEYAGGDMRIEDMIPNTKVVVTISNAGYLKRTNLDEYKVQNRGGRGQKGATTRNEDFLEHLFVGTNHQYMMFFTQKGKVFWMRVYEIPEGGKNTKGRAMQNLINIEQDDSVKAFLVTQDLKDEDYINSHYVIMATKKGQVKKTSLEQYSRPRTNGINAITIKEGDELLEAKLTTGDSQVMLALKSGKSIRFEEAKTRPMGRTASGVRGITLQHENDEVIGMVAVNDMDSNILVVSEKGYGKRSKLEDYRVTNRGGKGVKTLNISEKTGELVAIKNVDDSNDLMIINKSGLTIRMAVEDLRVMGRATQGVRLINIKDSDSIAAVAKVMHEEDEEDEILEDSEDGTEIENNTEEQE, from the coding sequence ATGGCAGATGGCGAAAAGTTGATTCCTATCAACATTGAAGAGCAAATGAAATCGGCTTACATTGATTATTCAATGTCAGTAATTGTATCGAGAGCGTTACCGGATGTGCGAGATGGTTTAAAACCTGTACACCGTAGAGTTTTATTTGGAATGCATGAGTTAGGAATTAAAGCAACTGGATCGTATAAAAAGTCAGCAAGAATTGTTGGTGAGGTTTTAGGTAAGTATCACCCGCATGGAGATACTTCTGTGTATGATTCTATGGTGCGTATGGCACAAAACTGGAGTGTTAGATACATGATGGTTGATGGCCAAGGAAACTTTGGTTCTGTAGATGGTGATTCTCCAGCAGCAATGCGTTATACGGAGGTGCGTTTTCAAAAAATATCAGAAGACATGTTAGCTGATATTGAAAAAGATACTGTAGATCATCGTTTAAATTTTGATGATACTTTACAAGAGCCAACTGTTTTACCAACTCGTATTCCTAATTTATTAGTAAACGGAGCTTCTGGTATTGCAGTAGGTATGGCAACAAATATGGCGCCACACAACTTAACTGAAGTTATAAATGGTACTGTTGCTTATATCGAAAATAGAGATATTGAGATAGATGAATTAATGCAACATATTAAAGCACCAGATTTCCCAACAGGAGGAATTATTTATGGTTATGATGGTGTAAAAGACGCTTTTCATACTGGTCGTGGACGTATTGTAATGCGCGCAAAGGCAATTATTGAAGAGGTTAAGGGGCGTGAATGTATTATTGTTTCTGAGATTCCTTATCAAGTTAATAAAGCAGAAATGATTAAAAAAACGGCTGAATTAGTAAATGATAAAAAAATAGAAGGGATTTCTAATATTAGAGATGAATCTGATAGAAACGGTATGCGTATTGTATACGTTTTAAAACGAGATGCAATCCCAAATATCGTTTTAAATAAATTATTTAAATACACACAATTACAAACTTCTTTTAGTGTAAATAACATTGCTTTGGTTAACGGAAGACCAGAACAATTAAACTTAAAACAGTTAATTCATTATTTTGTTGAACATAGACATGAAGTTGTTGTTCGTAGAACAGAATTCGAATTAAAGAAAGCAGAAGCAAGAGCACATATTTTAGAAGGATTAATTATAGCTTCTGATAATATTGATGAAGTAATTAAAATTATTAGAGCGTCATCAAATGCAGATGAAGCAAGAGAAGCTTTAATAGCCCGTTTTGAGTTGACTGAAATTCAAGCAAAGGCAATTGTAGAAATGCGTTTGCGTCAATTAACAGGTTTAGAGCAAGATAAATTGCGTGCTGAGTTTGATGCAATCATGTTAACAATAACAGATTTAAAAGACATTTTAGCAAACGAACCAAGACGTTATCAGATTATTACTGACGAGTTGCTTAAAATAAAAGAAAAATATGGAGATGAACGTAGATCTGTAATTGAGTATGCAGGTGGAGATATGCGTATTGAAGATATGATTCCTAACACAAAAGTGGTTGTAACAATCTCTAATGCAGGATATTTAAAACGTACAAATCTAGATGAATATAAAGTTCAGAATAGAGGAGGAAGAGGTCAAAAAGGAGCAACAACAAGAAATGAAGATTTCTTAGAGCACTTATTTGTTGGTACAAATCACCAATACATGATGTTTTTTACTCAGAAAGGAAAAGTATTCTGGATGCGAGTTTATGAAATTCCTGAAGGTGGTAAAAACACCAAAGGTAGAGCTATGCAAAACCTTATTAATATAGAACAAGATGATTCTGTAAAAGCATTCCTTGTAACTCAAGATTTAAAAGATGAAGATTACATAAATAGTCATTATGTAATTATGGCAACTAAAAAAGGTCAAGTAAAAAAGACTTCATTAGAGCAGTATTCTAGACCAAGAACAAATGGTATTAATGCAATTACTATTAAAGAAGGTGATGAGTTATTAGAAGCTAAATTAACAACTGGAGACAGTCAAGTGATGTTAGCTTTAAAATCTGGTAAGTCAATTCGTTTTGAAGAAGCAAAAACTCGTCCCATGGGAAGAACCGCTTCTGGAGTAAGAGGAATTACCTTACAACATGAAAATGATGAGGTAATTGGTATGGTTGCTGTAAATGATATGGATAGTAATATCCTTGTTGTTTCAGAAAAAGGATACGGAAAACGTTCTAAATTAGAAGACTATAGAGTTACGAATAGGGGTGGTAAAGGAGTTAAGACTTTAAATATTTCTGAAAAGACAGGAGAATTAGTTGCAATTAAAAATGTAGATGATTCAAATGATTTAATGATTATCAATAAATCTGGACTTACAATTAGAATGGCTGTTGAAGATTTAAGAGTTATGGGACGTGCAACGCAAGGAGTTCGTTTAATTAATATTAAGGATTCAGACAGTATTGCTGCTGTAGCTAAAGTAATGCATGAAGAGGATGAAGAAGATGAAATTTTAGAAGACTCAGAAGATGGCACGGAAATTGAAAACAATACAGAAGAACAAGAATAA